One genomic window of Caballeronia sp. SBC1 includes the following:
- a CDS encoding Asp/Glu racemase, with protein sequence MTKQYRIGQIVPSSNTTMETEIPAMLVARQTIRPERFTFHSSRMRMKKVVKEELAAMDAESDRCALELSDARVDVLGYACLVAIMAMGHGYHRVSQERLRSRTVENGGAAPVITSAGALVDALKVIGAKRIVVVAPYMKPLTELVVDYIRNEGYEVLDYRALEIPDNLDVGRHDPSLLPGIVTQMDTSNADAIVLSACVQMPSLAAVAKVEAMTGKPVITASIATTYAMLKQLGLEAVVPGAGALLSGAY encoded by the coding sequence ATGACAAAGCAATATCGGATTGGCCAGATTGTGCCGAGTTCGAACACGACAATGGAGACGGAGATTCCGGCGATGCTGGTCGCCCGCCAGACAATCCGTCCCGAGCGTTTCACGTTCCATTCCAGCCGCATGCGTATGAAGAAGGTGGTCAAGGAAGAACTGGCCGCAATGGACGCGGAGTCGGACCGCTGCGCGCTTGAACTGAGCGATGCGCGTGTGGATGTGCTGGGCTACGCGTGCCTCGTTGCAATCATGGCGATGGGGCACGGTTATCACCGCGTGTCGCAGGAACGCCTGCGCTCGCGTACCGTTGAGAATGGCGGGGCGGCACCGGTCATCACCAGTGCCGGCGCATTGGTCGATGCGCTGAAGGTGATCGGCGCCAAGCGGATCGTAGTCGTCGCGCCCTATATGAAGCCGCTTACTGAACTGGTGGTCGACTATATTCGCAACGAAGGATACGAGGTGCTTGATTACCGTGCGCTTGAGATTCCCGACAATCTCGATGTTGGCCGTCACGACCCGAGCCTGTTACCTGGCATCGTGACCCAGATGGATACATCGAATGCCGATGCGATCGTGCTCTCGGCCTGCGTGCAGATGCCGTCGCTGGCGGCAGTAGCCAAGGTCGAGGCGATGACGGGCAAGCCGGTCATCACTGCCTCGATTGCGACCACCTACGCAATGCTCAAGCAGCTCGGTCTGGAAGCAGTCGTGCCGGGTGCCGGTGCGCTGCTATCGGGTGCTTACTGA
- a CDS encoding 2,5-dihydroxypyridine 5,6-dioxygenase, which produces MPVSDYQMIEAWKQVLTLSRLEAGQTVTILTGAGTHPQTLSTALIATQSMGAIVNRLDLPPVNGEKALSRDPLAYLGTTPLTGNPAAIAALKASDLVLDLMTLLFSPEQLDILKTGTKILLAVEPPEVLTRLVPSLADRERVLAAQARINRAREMHIVSAAGTDFHCPIGEFEAIAEYGFVDEPGRWDHWPSGFALTFPDEGRAYGRIVIDRGDILLPQKRYVQDRIELTIENGFATRIDGGLDADLLNEYMSTFRDPEAYAISHIGWGLQPRAHWSTLGLYDREATIGMDARAFEGNFLFSLGPNNEAGGKRTTTCHIDIPLRHCDVFLDGEAVVRNGRVLDKQDC; this is translated from the coding sequence ATGCCAGTCAGTGACTACCAGATGATTGAAGCGTGGAAGCAGGTGCTCACGCTCTCGCGGCTCGAGGCGGGTCAGACCGTCACGATTCTCACGGGTGCCGGGACGCATCCACAAACACTCTCGACCGCGCTGATCGCCACGCAGTCGATGGGCGCGATCGTCAACCGGTTGGACCTGCCACCGGTGAACGGCGAGAAGGCACTTAGCCGTGACCCGCTCGCGTATCTCGGCACGACGCCGCTCACGGGGAACCCTGCGGCGATCGCCGCACTCAAGGCGAGTGACCTGGTGCTGGACTTGATGACGCTGCTGTTCTCACCCGAACAGCTCGATATCCTGAAGACTGGCACCAAGATCCTGCTCGCGGTCGAGCCACCCGAGGTGCTTACGCGGCTCGTGCCAAGTCTGGCCGATCGCGAGCGCGTACTCGCCGCACAAGCGCGTATCAACCGGGCCCGCGAGATGCACATCGTTTCGGCTGCAGGGACGGACTTTCACTGCCCGATAGGCGAATTCGAGGCGATTGCAGAATACGGTTTCGTCGATGAACCGGGGCGGTGGGATCACTGGCCGAGCGGCTTCGCACTGACTTTCCCGGATGAAGGCCGCGCTTATGGGCGCATCGTGATCGATCGCGGAGACATCCTGCTGCCGCAGAAGCGCTACGTTCAGGATCGTATCGAACTGACCATCGAGAATGGCTTCGCTACCCGGATTGACGGAGGCCTGGACGCAGATCTGCTCAACGAATACATGAGCACGTTCAGAGACCCCGAGGCGTACGCGATCTCGCACATAGGCTGGGGGCTTCAGCCGCGCGCGCACTGGTCGACGCTGGGCTTATACGATCGCGAGGCGACCATTGGCATGGACGCACGTGCCTTCGAAGGCAACTTCCTGTTCTCGCTAGGACCGAACAACGAAGCGGGCGGGAAACGCACGACGACCTGTCACATAGATATCCCGCTGCGTCACTGCGACGTATTCCTCGATGGTGAAGCAGTGGTGCGCAACGGCCGCGTGCTGGATAAACAAGATTGTTAA
- a CDS encoding alpha/beta fold hydrolase yields the protein MSTASTFLYGGNVHANGIRQHYLRYGGATLADAGRDAVIIVPGITSPAVTWGFVGERFGTTFDTYVLDVRGRGLSSASDTLDYSLDAQAADLIAFAQEVGLERYSVVGHSMGARIGVRAARTQPAGLARLVMIDPPVSGPGRRSYPSQLPWYVDSMRLAREGTDAEGMRAFCPTWTHEQRQLRAEWLHTCDERAVIASFEGFHTDDVHVDLPHVGVPAMLMTAGRGDVVRPEDIEEIRTLVPRLAHTHVPDSGHMIPWDDAEGFYRAFGDFLGAALPVRIDGRA from the coding sequence ATGAGCACAGCATCCACCTTCCTCTATGGTGGCAACGTCCACGCGAACGGGATCCGCCAGCATTACCTGCGCTACGGCGGTGCCACCTTGGCGGACGCCGGGCGCGACGCCGTCATCATCGTGCCGGGTATCACCAGCCCGGCCGTGACGTGGGGTTTTGTCGGCGAGCGCTTCGGCACGACGTTCGATACCTACGTGCTTGACGTTCGTGGCCGGGGGCTATCTTCGGCGTCCGATACGCTCGACTACAGCCTGGATGCGCAAGCTGCAGACCTGATCGCGTTCGCTCAGGAGGTCGGGCTTGAACGCTACAGCGTGGTGGGTCATTCGATGGGCGCACGCATTGGCGTACGCGCCGCTCGTACGCAGCCAGCCGGTCTGGCGCGGCTGGTCATGATCGATCCACCCGTGTCCGGACCGGGGCGCCGTTCGTATCCGTCGCAGCTGCCGTGGTACGTCGATTCCATGCGGCTTGCGCGCGAAGGAACGGATGCAGAAGGCATGCGCGCGTTCTGTCCCACCTGGACGCATGAGCAGAGGCAGCTGCGCGCGGAGTGGTTGCATACGTGCGACGAACGTGCAGTGATCGCGAGCTTCGAGGGTTTTCATACCGACGATGTCCATGTGGACCTGCCCCACGTCGGCGTCCCTGCCATGCTGATGACCGCCGGGCGCGGTGATGTGGTGCGCCCGGAAGATATCGAGGAGATCCGCACGCTGGTGCCCCGGCTCGCTCATACGCATGTTCCCGATTCCGGCCACATGATTCCGTGGGACGACGCGGAAGGCTTCTATCGCGCGTTTGGTGACTTTCTGGGCGCAGCGTTGCCGGTTCGGATTGACGGCCGGGCCTGA
- a CDS encoding N-carbamoylsarcosine amidohydrolase translates to MSNELDTYQRQSFGSTLEPKAPVGLLIIDFVNGFADPEVFGGGNIASAIERTVALLAHARERGWPIAHTRIVFADDDADENIFTLKVPGLLALKERSHNSAIVQQLTPREGELVVRKTVPSAFFGTSLAAWLALRGVQTLVIAGAVTSGCVRASVVDAMQCGFRPFVLSDCVGDRAIAPHDGNLFDMAQKYAAVMTRDEALEVLGDW, encoded by the coding sequence ATGTCCAATGAACTTGATACCTACCAACGCCAGAGCTTCGGCTCGACGCTCGAACCGAAGGCGCCGGTGGGTCTGCTCATCATCGATTTCGTCAATGGCTTTGCGGACCCCGAAGTGTTTGGCGGGGGCAATATCGCGTCGGCCATCGAACGCACCGTCGCGCTGCTGGCACACGCGCGTGAGCGCGGTTGGCCCATCGCCCACACACGCATTGTGTTCGCGGACGATGACGCCGATGAGAATATTTTCACACTGAAGGTGCCAGGTCTGCTCGCGCTCAAGGAGCGGTCGCACAACAGCGCCATCGTCCAGCAACTCACGCCGCGCGAGGGCGAGCTGGTGGTGCGCAAGACGGTACCCTCGGCGTTCTTTGGCACGTCGCTGGCTGCGTGGCTCGCATTGCGTGGCGTACAGACACTGGTGATTGCCGGCGCAGTGACAAGCGGCTGTGTGCGCGCAAGCGTGGTTGATGCCATGCAGTGCGGCTTCCGTCCGTTCGTGCTCTCCGATTGCGTTGGCGACCGCGCCATTGCTCCTCACGACGGCAACCTGTTCGACATGGCGCAAAAATACGCGGCCGTCATGACCCGCGACGAAGCGCTGGAAGTACTCGGGGATTGGTAG